From the Arthrobacter sp. PM3 genome, one window contains:
- a CDS encoding acetate kinase, translated as MLVLVINSGSSSLKYQVRDVEAGSVLTEGLVEKIGMGTGGEGDGQIEGPRDHAEALELVDAAIHAALGDRALDAVGHRVVHGGERFAEPVLVNNEITRAIERLNPLAPLHNPANVLGIRAISKKWPQLPQVAVFDTAFHRTLPEHAWRYAVPDELYTNHGIRRYGFHGTSHEYVAHRAAALLDVPVEEFDAVIAHLGNGASVTAIRGGQSIDTSMGFTPLEGLVMGTRSGDLDPSILVFLGRAGWSPEDLDAMLNRQSGLKGLAGNNDMRSVVEAAEAGDARAAMALAVASYRLAKYIGGYHVAVGGAKALVFTAGIGENSHQFRDLVAQRLGALGVELDAGLNRERSKEPRVISTPMSALPVLVVPTDEERAIAEATAAVVAHASVAP; from the coding sequence GTGCTCGTCCTCGTCATCAACTCCGGCTCATCCTCGCTCAAGTACCAGGTGCGCGACGTCGAGGCCGGCAGCGTGCTCACCGAAGGACTCGTCGAAAAGATCGGCATGGGGACCGGCGGCGAGGGAGACGGCCAGATCGAGGGCCCCCGAGACCACGCCGAGGCGCTGGAACTGGTGGACGCGGCCATCCACGCCGCGCTCGGGGACCGGGCGCTCGACGCCGTCGGCCACCGCGTGGTGCACGGCGGGGAGCGCTTCGCCGAACCGGTGCTGGTGAACAACGAGATCACCCGGGCCATCGAACGGCTGAACCCGCTCGCGCCGCTGCACAACCCCGCCAACGTCCTGGGCATCCGGGCGATTTCGAAGAAGTGGCCGCAGCTGCCTCAGGTGGCAGTGTTCGACACCGCCTTCCACCGCACCCTGCCCGAGCACGCCTGGCGCTACGCGGTGCCGGACGAGCTCTACACGAACCACGGGATCCGCCGCTACGGGTTCCACGGCACCTCGCACGAGTACGTGGCGCACCGGGCCGCGGCGCTGCTGGATGTCCCGGTGGAGGAGTTCGACGCCGTGATCGCCCACCTGGGGAACGGCGCCTCGGTCACGGCGATCCGCGGCGGCCAGTCCATTGACACGTCCATGGGCTTCACCCCGCTCGAAGGCCTCGTCATGGGCACCCGCTCCGGTGACCTCGATCCGTCCATCCTCGTGTTCCTGGGCCGGGCCGGCTGGTCTCCGGAGGACCTCGATGCGATGCTGAACCGGCAGTCCGGGCTCAAAGGCCTGGCCGGCAACAACGACATGCGCTCGGTGGTGGAGGCCGCGGAAGCCGGCGACGCCCGGGCGGCCATGGCCCTGGCGGTCGCGTCCTACCGGCTCGCGAAGTACATTGGCGGCTACCACGTGGCGGTCGGCGGCGCGAAGGCCCTCGTGTTCACGGCCGGGATCGGCGAGAACTCGCACCAGTTCCGGGACCTGGTGGCGCAGCGGCTCGGCGCCCTGGGCGTGGAGCTCGACGCCGGGCTGAACCGGGAGCGGTCCAAGGAGCCGCGGGTCATCTCCACCCCGATGTCGGCCCTGCCCGTCCTCGTGGTCCCCACCGACGAGGAACGGGCGATCGCCGAGGCGACGGCCGCCGTCGTCGCCCACGCATCGGTTGCGCCGTAG